A window of Metabacillus sp. B2-18 contains these coding sequences:
- a CDS encoding Na/Pi cotransporter family protein → MEINYQEMLFQFLGGLGIFLFGIKYMGDGLQSAAGDRLKDILDRFTTNPFMGVLAGLLVTVLIQSSSGTTALTVGLVSAGFMTLRQAIGVIMGANIGTTVTAFIIGIDVGAYALPIIALGAFCIFFFKKKAITSFGQVAFGFGSLFFGLELMSGGMKPLRSLEAFHDLTVSMASNPILGVLVGTIFTVIVQSSSATIGILQELFSQDAISLNAALPVLFGDNIGTTITAVLASLGASIAARRAAFVHVLFNLIGTVIFLILLIPFTYLITYLQDTLSLNPAMTIAFAHGTFNITNTIIQFPFIFALAWLVTKLIPGEDKYIDTKPQHLNPTLIEHSPSIALGQAKEELKRMGEFTVDGLNEAFQYLNLGEKKHAENALQYETGINNLDKKITNYLLEISAKPLSVKERDEFSNIADSIRDMERIGDHMENIVELVDFKINKKVNLSNDATNELKEMYEFTLTTLKTAYSAFFENDVEKAKEVLSRENEIDKMERVLRKKHIMRLNERQCSGDAGIVFVDIISNLERIADHSVNIAETILTVESN, encoded by the coding sequence TTGGAGATTAACTATCAGGAAATGCTCTTTCAGTTTTTAGGAGGACTTGGAATTTTCCTTTTCGGAATAAAATACATGGGAGACGGCTTGCAGTCAGCTGCAGGAGATCGTTTAAAAGATATACTTGACCGTTTCACGACAAACCCTTTTATGGGTGTGTTAGCTGGTTTACTTGTAACAGTTTTAATCCAATCTAGTTCTGGAACAACGGCTTTAACGGTTGGACTAGTAAGTGCTGGATTTATGACATTAAGACAAGCAATAGGTGTCATAATGGGGGCAAATATCGGGACGACTGTAACAGCCTTTATCATCGGTATAGATGTTGGCGCCTATGCTTTGCCTATCATTGCGCTTGGTGCGTTTTGTATTTTCTTCTTTAAAAAGAAGGCAATCACTTCATTTGGACAAGTTGCTTTTGGCTTTGGATCACTCTTCTTTGGTTTAGAATTGATGAGTGGAGGCATGAAACCATTAAGGTCACTAGAAGCTTTTCATGATTTAACAGTAAGTATGGCTAGTAATCCAATTTTAGGTGTTTTAGTTGGTACCATCTTTACGGTTATTGTTCAAAGTTCAAGTGCAACAATCGGTATTTTACAGGAATTATTCTCACAGGATGCAATTAGTTTAAATGCTGCTTTACCTGTTTTATTTGGAGATAATATTGGGACTACGATCACAGCAGTACTTGCATCTCTTGGGGCTTCAATTGCTGCGAGAAGAGCTGCATTTGTGCACGTTTTATTCAACCTGATAGGAACTGTAATCTTTTTAATTCTATTAATTCCTTTCACATATTTAATTACTTATTTACAAGATACATTAAGTTTAAATCCAGCGATGACAATTGCTTTTGCTCATGGGACATTTAATATTACGAATACCATTATTCAGTTTCCATTCATTTTTGCTTTAGCATGGTTAGTGACAAAACTAATTCCTGGTGAAGATAAATATATTGATACGAAGCCGCAACATTTAAACCCAACATTGATTGAGCATTCACCATCAATCGCTTTAGGACAAGCTAAAGAAGAGCTGAAAAGAATGGGAGAATTTACAGTCGATGGTCTTAATGAGGCATTTCAATATTTAAATCTAGGCGAGAAAAAACATGCTGAGAATGCACTTCAATATGAAACAGGAATCAACAATCTAGATAAAAAAATCACAAATTATTTACTTGAAATATCAGCAAAACCACTTTCAGTAAAAGAAAGAGATGAGTTTTCAAACATAGCCGATTCTATTAGAGATATGGAACGCATTGGTGATCACATGGAAAACATCGTTGAACTTGTTGATTTTAAAATTAACAAAAAAGTTAACCTATCTAACGATGCAACAAATGAATTAAAGGAAATGTATGAATTCACGTTAACTACATTAAAAACGGCTTATTCTGCCTTCTTTGAAAATGATGTAGAAAAAGCTAAAGAGGTGTTATCTCGTGAAAATGAGATAGACAAGATGGAGAGAGTTCTTAGAAAAAAACACATCATGAGATTAAACGAAAGACAATGCTCTGGTGATGCCGGAATAGTGTTCGTTGATATAATAAGCAACTTAGAAAGAATTGCGGATCATTCAGTTAATATAGCTGAGACTATATTAACTGTTGAATCGAACTAA
- a CDS encoding LTA synthase family protein has translation MFNKIQKSHLSLFFLAVVLLWIKTYIVQQTEFKLGLDNSLQEFLLFLNPLGSVLLFLGLSLLSTKRKFLWLVVFDFILSFLLFANVVYYRFFSDFITIPTLTQTQNFGDVSGSVSSLLKPYDILLFLDTLIVLALGLYGKKKGITAVNIKRRSVATVFIAAILIISVNLGLAEKDRPQLLTRTFDRNYIVKYLGMYNYTIYDAVLSANVSAKRAMADSDDVTEVLNYKSTNYAAPNPEYFGAAKGMNVVYFHLESIQNFLIDYKLHGEEVTPFLNSLTRSENILYFDNFFHQTAQGKTADAEFMLENSLFGLPQGSAFSLKGMNTYQAAPAILGQHGYTSAVFHGNKGSFWNRDEIYKSFGYDKFFDSSYYSLNSEDLAEYGLMDKPFLKQSQPLLESLPQPFYTKFITVTHHFPYKMNQELATIEQHTTGDASVDQYFQTARYADEALKEFFDYLKESGLYDNTVVIMYGDHYGISENHNDAMSKVLNKEITPFESTGLQRVPLLIHVPGTEGGTMHQYGGQIDLLPTLMHLLGIESKPYMQFGTDLLSKDHDELVPFRNGDFVGPEITYTGGKYYDSTTGTEIEATEEAKQLKEIIETKLGYSDKVVEGDLLRFYTPEGFVPVDRSQYDYINRNPVITEQDSITEAETE, from the coding sequence ATGTTTAATAAAATTCAAAAAAGTCATCTGAGTCTTTTCTTTTTAGCTGTTGTCTTATTATGGATTAAAACATATATAGTACAACAAACAGAATTTAAATTAGGCTTAGATAATAGTTTGCAAGAGTTTCTTTTATTTTTAAATCCACTAGGCTCAGTCCTTTTATTCTTAGGTTTATCTCTATTGTCAACGAAAAGAAAATTTTTATGGCTCGTTGTTTTTGATTTTATTTTGAGCTTTTTGTTATTTGCTAATGTTGTGTATTATCGATTCTTTAGTGACTTTATTACAATTCCAACATTAACGCAGACGCAAAATTTTGGTGATGTTAGTGGTAGTGTATCCTCACTTTTAAAGCCTTATGATATCTTATTATTCTTGGACACACTAATTGTTCTAGCCCTAGGATTATATGGTAAAAAGAAGGGGATTACCGCTGTAAATATAAAACGCAGAAGTGTGGCAACTGTATTTATAGCAGCCATCTTAATCATTTCAGTTAACCTTGGATTAGCTGAAAAAGATCGTCCGCAATTATTAACAAGAACGTTCGATCGTAACTACATTGTTAAATATCTTGGGATGTATAACTATACAATTTATGATGCTGTACTCAGTGCCAATGTATCAGCAAAGCGTGCGATGGCAGATTCAGATGATGTTACTGAAGTACTGAATTATAAAAGCACAAATTACGCAGCTCCTAACCCAGAATATTTCGGTGCTGCAAAAGGAATGAACGTTGTTTACTTCCACCTTGAATCAATTCAGAATTTCTTAATTGATTATAAGCTTCATGGTGAAGAAGTAACTCCATTCCTGAACTCTTTAACTAGAAGTGAAAATATCCTGTATTTTGATAATTTCTTTCATCAAACAGCTCAAGGGAAAACAGCTGATGCTGAATTTATGTTAGAAAATTCCTTGTTCGGATTACCACAAGGATCTGCATTTTCATTAAAAGGCATGAACACGTATCAAGCTGCTCCTGCTATTTTAGGTCAGCATGGTTACACATCAGCTGTGTTCCACGGAAATAAAGGATCGTTCTGGAATCGTGATGAAATTTATAAATCATTCGGCTATGACAAATTCTTTGATTCAAGTTATTATTCATTGAATTCAGAGGATCTTGCAGAGTATGGATTAATGGATAAGCCGTTTTTAAAACAATCACAGCCTTTGCTTGAATCATTGCCACAGCCATTTTATACAAAGTTTATAACAGTAACTCACCATTTCCCTTATAAGATGAATCAAGAACTAGCAACAATTGAACAGCATACAACTGGTGATGCGTCTGTTGATCAGTATTTCCAGACAGCACGTTATGCTGATGAGGCTTTAAAAGAGTTCTTTGATTATTTGAAGGAATCTGGTCTATATGACAACACTGTTGTTATCATGTACGGTGATCATTATGGTATTTCAGAAAATCATAATGATGCGATGTCAAAAGTATTAAATAAAGAAATTACACCATTTGAAAGTACTGGACTGCAACGGGTACCTTTATTAATTCATGTACCTGGTACAGAAGGCGGTACAATGCATCAATATGGCGGTCAAATAGACTTACTTCCAACTTTAATGCACTTACTGGGAATTGAATCAAAACCATATATGCAATTTGGTACTGACTTATTATCAAAAGACCATGATGAGCTTGTACCATTTAGAAATGGAGATTTCGTAGGTCCAGAAATCACTTACACTGGTGGTAAATATTATGACTCAACTACTGGTACTGAGATTGAAGCAACTGAAGAAGCAAAACAACTGAAGGAAATCATTGAAACGAAACTAGGTTATTCTGATAAAGTTGTAGAAGGTGATCTTTTACGCTTCTACACTCCTGAAGGTTTTGTCCCTGTTGATCGTTCACAGTATGATTATATTAATAGAAATCCGGTTATTACTGAACAGGATAGTATTACTGAAGCGGAGACTGAATAA
- the proV gene encoding glycine betaine/L-proline ABC transporter ATP-binding protein ProV, with product MEENHIKIKVNEVTKIFGKSSKKALQLVKEGKSKEQILKETGSTVGVNRASFEVKSGEIFVIMGLSGSGKSTLVRLLNRLIEPTLGQVQIDGKDVVKMNKEELREVRRKKISMVFQKFALFPHKTVLENTEYGLEIQGVVKEERSKKALEALELVGLKGYENQYPSQLSGGMQQRVGLARALANDPDVLLMDEAFSALDPLIRKDMQDELLELQSNMEKTIVFITHDLDEALRIGDRIALMKDGNIVQIGTPEEILMSPSNEYVERFVEDVDLSKVLTAQHVMKRAETVQIDKGPRVALKLMKTLGISSIYVVDKQQKLLGVITAKDASKAAEQNQSLESFIEKDITVVGAETLLIDLFEKVSSASIPVAVTDEKNRLKGILIKGAVIGALTGNEQYINEVAEPEAPHAKEVM from the coding sequence ATGGAAGAAAATCATATAAAGATTAAGGTTAATGAGGTTACTAAGATCTTTGGAAAATCTTCAAAAAAGGCTTTGCAATTAGTAAAAGAAGGAAAATCAAAGGAACAAATTTTAAAGGAAACAGGCTCAACAGTTGGGGTTAACCGAGCATCCTTTGAAGTTAAGTCAGGTGAAATCTTCGTGATTATGGGTTTGTCCGGAAGTGGTAAATCTACATTAGTTCGATTGCTTAATCGTCTGATTGAACCAACATTAGGGCAAGTTCAAATTGACGGAAAAGATGTTGTCAAAATGAATAAGGAAGAACTAAGAGAAGTACGAAGAAAGAAAATAAGTATGGTTTTTCAAAAGTTTGCTTTATTTCCACATAAAACAGTCCTTGAGAACACGGAATATGGATTAGAAATTCAAGGTGTAGTTAAGGAAGAAAGAAGTAAAAAAGCCTTAGAGGCACTTGAATTAGTTGGATTAAAGGGCTATGAAAATCAATACCCTAGTCAGCTAAGTGGTGGAATGCAGCAACGTGTTGGACTGGCGAGAGCACTGGCAAATGATCCTGATGTGCTTTTAATGGATGAAGCTTTTAGCGCATTGGATCCATTGATTCGAAAAGACATGCAGGATGAGTTGCTAGAGTTACAATCTAATATGGAAAAGACGATCGTCTTTATTACCCATGATTTAGATGAGGCCCTTCGTATCGGAGACAGAATTGCCCTTATGAAGGATGGTAACATCGTACAGATAGGAACACCTGAAGAAATCTTAATGAGTCCTTCTAATGAATATGTTGAAAGATTCGTAGAAGACGTTGATCTTTCTAAGGTACTAACAGCACAACATGTTATGAAGCGGGCGGAAACTGTTCAAATTGATAAGGGTCCACGTGTAGCCCTTAAATTAATGAAGACTTTAGGTATTTCATCTATATATGTTGTAGATAAACAACAGAAGCTTCTTGGTGTGATTACGGCAAAAGATGCATCAAAAGCTGCTGAACAAAATCAGTCATTAGAATCTTTCATAGAAAAAGATATAACAGTTGTTGGAGCGGAAACGTTATTAATTGATTTATTTGAAAAAGTGTCTTCTGCAAGTATTCCCGTTGCGGTTACAGATGAAAAAAATCGCTTAAAGGGAATCTTGATTAAGGGTGCTGTAATTGGCGCACTTACGGGTAACGAACAATATATCAATGAGGTTGCCGAACCTGAAGCACCCCATGCTAAGGAGGTGATGTAA
- the sleB gene encoding spore cortex-lytic enzyme translates to MKKKKQTSILLVFLISTMILTLQESNTNAFTNQAIQRGAVGDDVIELQSRLKYIGFYKGEIDGAFGWGTYWALRNFQSEFGLNVDGIAGLKTRQKLVKVTKYDYSKGAGQGQAQKSTAINVPSGYSQNDIQLMANAVHGEARGEPYIGQVAVAAVILNRVESQTFPNTVSGVIFEPLAFTAVADGQIWLTPNETSKKAVLDAINGWDPTGNAVYYFNPDTATSSWIWGRPQIKRIGKHIFCK, encoded by the coding sequence ATGAAAAAGAAGAAACAAACATCTATTCTTTTAGTTTTTCTTATAAGTACAATGATTTTAACACTTCAGGAAAGCAATACTAATGCCTTTACAAATCAAGCAATTCAGCGGGGAGCAGTGGGCGATGATGTTATTGAATTGCAATCTCGTCTAAAATATATTGGATTTTACAAAGGAGAAATTGATGGTGCTTTTGGTTGGGGAACCTACTGGGCGCTTCGAAATTTTCAGTCTGAATTCGGACTCAATGTTGATGGGATAGCAGGTTTGAAAACGAGGCAAAAACTTGTTAAAGTAACAAAATATGATTACTCTAAAGGAGCAGGACAAGGACAAGCTCAAAAATCAACAGCTATAAATGTACCATCAGGATATTCCCAAAATGATATTCAACTTATGGCAAACGCTGTTCATGGAGAAGCACGCGGAGAACCATATATTGGACAAGTTGCGGTGGCAGCTGTTATTTTAAACCGTGTTGAGAGCCAGACATTTCCTAATACTGTTTCAGGTGTCATCTTTGAACCGTTAGCTTTTACCGCCGTAGCTGATGGGCAGATTTGGCTAACTCCTAATGAAACATCAAAAAAAGCTGTACTTGATGCCATTAACGGTTGGGATCCTACAGGAAATGCGGTTTATTATTTTAATCCTGATACAGCAACAAGTAGCTGGATTTGGGGTAGGCCACAAATAAAACGAATTGGGAAACATATTTTCTGTAAATAA
- the istB gene encoding IS21-like element helper ATPase IstB, with protein sequence MNSSYQQLVSNLEYLNLKQMITHLNDTIDFSTKNELSLVDTLMKLTNYEIDVREKTMINSMVKVGAFPHRKEINEFNFDFQPTINKQQILDFLSLRFIEDKQNIIFMGTSGVGKTHLATSIGIAAAKKRTSTYFIKCNELILNLKKAKLENRLESRLKHYGKYKLLIIDEIGYLPIDKEDAKLFFQLIDLRYEKKSTILTTNISFKEWDAVFQDSKLANAILDRVLHHATVVNIVGPSYRIKDHLQKEDDD encoded by the coding sequence TTGAATAGTAGTTATCAACAATTAGTAAGTAATTTAGAATATTTAAACTTAAAACAGATGATTACTCATCTTAACGATACCATTGATTTTAGTACCAAGAATGAATTATCTCTCGTTGACACATTGATGAAATTAACGAACTATGAAATAGATGTTCGTGAGAAAACAATGATAAATTCAATGGTTAAGGTGGGGGCTTTTCCCCACCGTAAAGAGATAAATGAGTTTAACTTTGATTTTCAACCAACGATAAATAAACAACAAATTCTTGATTTTCTTTCTCTGCGTTTTATCGAAGATAAACAGAATATTATCTTCATGGGAACTAGTGGTGTTGGCAAAACTCACTTAGCGACTTCGATTGGAATCGCTGCAGCCAAAAAACGAACAAGTACCTATTTTATTAAATGTAATGAACTTATCTTAAACTTGAAAAAGGCAAAGCTAGAAAATCGCTTAGAGTCTCGATTAAAGCACTATGGGAAATATAAATTACTAATTATTGATGAAATTGGTTACCTTCCAATTGACAAAGAAGATGCCAAACTATTCTTTCAGCTAATTGATTTGAGATATGAAAAGAAAAGTACAATCTTAACTACAAACATTAGCTTTAAAGAGTGGGATGCGGTGTTCCAGGATTCTAAATTAGCGAATGCAATATTAGATCGTGTATTACACCACGCAACAGTTGTCAATATTGTTGGTCCCTCTTATAGAATTAAGGATCATTTACAAAAAGAAGATGATGATTAA
- a CDS encoding fumarylacetoacetate hydrolase family protein: MKLGQKTQTIVRYLSPDEKVYYGIIEDGEILQLTNSFTEIINDEITFDGVRLNIGDVKILEPVVPQKVVNFGWTYTEHAKETGGQANLKEPFLFLKPASSLIPNGGDIILPSNKLTKQVELEGEVALIIGKRGKNIKEEEALDYVFGCTIFNDVTARDLTKTDPQFTRAKGFDTFGPLGPWIVTGLDPTNLQIVTTLNDQVVQNGNTNQMSFSIPFLISWISQVMTLEPGDVLATGSPSGSCPMKSGDVVTVEVEKIGKLCNYVK; this comes from the coding sequence ATGAAGCTAGGGCAAAAAACACAAACAATCGTACGTTATCTTAGTCCTGATGAGAAGGTATATTATGGGATCATTGAAGATGGAGAGATCTTACAATTAACTAATTCATTCACTGAAATAATAAATGATGAAATAACATTTGATGGTGTAAGACTTAACATTGGTGATGTGAAAATTTTAGAGCCGGTTGTACCACAAAAAGTGGTTAATTTCGGCTGGACATATACAGAACATGCAAAAGAAACTGGAGGACAAGCTAACCTCAAAGAACCTTTTTTGTTCTTAAAACCTGCGTCTTCCTTAATTCCTAACGGCGGAGATATCATACTTCCTTCTAACAAATTAACAAAACAAGTAGAACTGGAAGGCGAAGTTGCTCTTATCATTGGAAAACGTGGGAAAAACATAAAAGAAGAAGAAGCATTGGATTATGTTTTCGGCTGTACTATTTTTAATGATGTTACCGCAAGAGATCTTACAAAAACAGATCCGCAATTTACACGTGCAAAAGGCTTTGATACATTTGGCCCTTTAGGTCCGTGGATTGTGACAGGTTTAGATCCAACTAATTTGCAAATCGTTACAACATTAAACGATCAGGTTGTACAAAATGGCAACACAAATCAAATGTCATTCTCCATACCATTTCTTATTAGCTGGATTTCACAGGTCATGACATTAGAGCCAGGTGATGTTTTAGCTACAGGCTCTCCATCAGGGAGTTGTCCTATGAAATCAGGAGATGTAGTGACTGTGGAGGTAGAGAAGATTGGTAAGCTTTGTAATTATGTGAAGTAG
- a CDS encoding ASCH domain-containing protein, whose amino-acid sequence MKVLSMIQPWASLFTLGEIQYETRSWNTKYRGPLAIHTSKKIDKTATNQDTIRTLLSKHGLTNDLLPTGSIIAVCMLENCIKVTENNQSWAILEDGTIVSGNDYLLGDYREGNYAWIVQNIKMLDQSIPAKGQLGLWEYDIK is encoded by the coding sequence GTGAAAGTTCTATCAATGATTCAGCCTTGGGCTAGTCTTTTTACTCTCGGAGAGATCCAATATGAAACAAGGTCATGGAACACGAAATATCGTGGTCCCCTAGCCATTCATACAAGCAAAAAAATAGATAAAACAGCAACTAACCAAGATACAATTAGGACATTGCTGAGTAAGCATGGATTAACAAATGATCTTCTTCCAACTGGCTCAATTATTGCTGTCTGTATGCTTGAAAATTGTATAAAAGTAACTGAAAATAATCAGTCTTGGGCCATTTTAGAAGATGGGACAATTGTATCAGGCAATGACTATTTATTAGGCGATTATAGAGAGGGAAATTATGCTTGGATTGTTCAGAATATAAAAATGTTGGACCAATCTATCCCAGCTAAAGGACAGCTTGGATTATGGGAATATGATATAAAATAA
- a CDS encoding Spo0E family sporulation regulatory protein-aspartic acid phosphatase — MNSSISRYSNEKTELINRISSHKNELIAIGLAKGLNHPLTISQSQKLDKLILQYQKLMGIDNETSDQ; from the coding sequence TTGAATAGTTCAATCTCTAGATACTCTAATGAAAAAACTGAATTAATTAATAGAATTAGCTCCCACAAAAATGAACTAATTGCTATAGGTTTAGCCAAAGGCTTAAATCATCCTTTAACTATTTCTCAGAGTCAAAAGCTTGATAAATTGATCCTTCAATATCAAAAATTAATGGGTATTGATAATGAAACAAGCGACCAATAG
- a CDS encoding ABC transporter permease has protein sequence MLPKLPLADWIDALVDWMTNTFGGLFDGISTGVDFFVEGIVAGLGFIPSIILIILLSLLAWKVCNIRIALFALLGLFLIDNLGYWEEMLETLALVLTAVLISVVIGIPVGIWASQSERVRQFVTPVLDLMQTMPAFVYLLPAIFFFSIGVVPGVVASVIFAMPPTIRLTVLGIKQVPADLIEATEAFGSTTKQRLLKVQLPLAMPTIMAGINQSIMLALSMVVVASMVGAPGLGTEVYRAVTQIKTGVGFEAGLAIVVIAILLDRITQNIGKKKEGGTI, from the coding sequence ATGTTACCGAAGCTCCCCTTAGCTGATTGGATTGATGCTTTAGTTGATTGGATGACCAATACCTTTGGTGGTTTATTTGATGGTATTTCTACTGGAGTGGACTTTTTTGTTGAAGGAATTGTTGCTGGTTTAGGCTTTATCCCTTCTATTATATTAATTATTCTTTTAAGTTTACTAGCTTGGAAGGTTTGTAATATAAGAATTGCACTATTTGCATTATTAGGCTTATTTCTTATTGACAATTTAGGTTATTGGGAAGAAATGTTAGAAACACTCGCTCTTGTTTTGACGGCAGTGTTGATTTCGGTTGTGATTGGAATTCCAGTTGGTATATGGGCATCACAAAGTGAAAGAGTAAGACAATTTGTTACACCGGTCCTTGATTTAATGCAAACAATGCCGGCATTCGTTTACTTACTACCAGCCATCTTTTTCTTCAGTATAGGAGTAGTACCAGGAGTTGTAGCATCTGTCATTTTTGCGATGCCACCAACCATCCGTTTAACAGTACTCGGAATCAAACAGGTACCAGCAGATTTAATTGAGGCAACAGAAGCCTTTGGTTCTACAACGAAGCAAAGACTATTAAAAGTGCAACTGCCATTGGCTATGCCAACAATCATGGCAGGAATTAACCAAAGTATCATGTTAGCTTTATCAATGGTTGTGGTCGCATCCATGGTTGGAGCTCCTGGGCTTGGTACAGAGGTTTATCGTGCTGTTACTCAAATAAAAACAGGTGTAGGGTTTGAAGCTGGTTTGGCAATAGTTGTTATTGCTATTTTGCTAGACCGCATCACTCAAAATATAGGAAAGAAAAAAGAAGGGGGAACAATTTAA
- a CDS encoding glycine betaine ABC transporter substrate-binding protein, with translation MLKKLLGVTSALTLTLGLAACGGNETSGSESSESEGSTASVGEQVDYEIVGIDPGAGLMKLTINEVLPEYGLDDWEVVEGSGAAMTAALKKAYDNEEPIIVTGWSPHWKFASYDLKYLEDPKGIYGGAEDVNTIVRLGLKEDQPDAYRLLDQFNWEPEHIETVMNLIQEGNEPAEAAAQWVSENEELVSSWTEGVNEVDGEELKLLYVAWDDVIASSHVVENVLESVGYEVDLVQVDAGPMWAGIADGSGDAMVGAWLPTTHADYYAEYEGKFEDLGANLTGTKLGLVVPAYMDIDSIEDLKE, from the coding sequence ATGCTTAAAAAATTACTAGGAGTCACTTCAGCATTAACACTAACATTAGGTTTAGCAGCGTGTGGAGGAAATGAAACAAGTGGATCAGAATCATCAGAGTCAGAAGGTTCAACAGCATCTGTAGGGGAACAAGTAGACTATGAAATTGTGGGTATCGATCCAGGTGCTGGACTAATGAAATTGACTATTAATGAAGTATTACCTGAATACGGCCTAGATGATTGGGAAGTAGTAGAAGGTTCAGGTGCGGCTATGACTGCAGCTTTGAAAAAAGCATACGATAATGAGGAGCCAATTATCGTTACAGGCTGGAGCCCACACTGGAAATTTGCAAGCTATGACTTAAAATACCTTGAAGATCCAAAGGGAATCTATGGTGGAGCAGAAGATGTTAACACAATTGTTCGTTTAGGATTAAAAGAAGACCAACCTGACGCTTATAGGCTTCTTGATCAATTTAACTGGGAACCAGAACATATCGAAACAGTGATGAATTTAATTCAAGAAGGCAATGAGCCTGCTGAAGCAGCAGCACAGTGGGTAAGTGAAAATGAAGAATTAGTTAGCTCTTGGACGGAAGGTGTTAACGAGGTTGACGGTGAAGAGTTAAAGCTTCTTTATGTAGCATGGGATGATGTAATTGCAAGCTCACATGTTGTAGAGAATGTGCTTGAAAGTGTTGGATACGAAGTAGATTTAGTTCAGGTTGATGCAGGTCCAATGTGGGCTGGTATTGCTGACGGAAGCGGTGATGCAATGGTAGGTGCATGGCTACCAACAACACACGCTGATTATTATGCTGAATACGAAGGGAAGTTTGAAGACCTAGGTGCAAACCTTACTGGAACGAAGCTAGGACTAGTTGTACCAGCATATATGGACATTGATTCAATTGAAGATTTAAAAGAATAA